In a single window of the Candidatus Eisenbacteria bacterium genome:
- a CDS encoding NAD(P)/FAD-dependent oxidoreductase, with protein MSAPRYDAIIVGGGHNGLVTAAYLARAGRKTLVLERRPMVGGAAVTEEIFPGFKFSVFSYVVSLLRPEIIRDLELPKHGLQILPLESTITPLDNGDYLGSWADPDETRRELCRHSPRDADTAVVFGRLMHHMAMAVKPILAMVPPNPTSMSPGDLAGLLKLGGHFRSLGAERFHALHKLMTMSSADYLDEWYEFDALKATKSASGIIGTFLGPRSPGSAYVLLHHYMGELDGAFRAWGFQKGGTGGISESIASSARAAGAEIRTDAAVDRVIVRGGRATGVALANGDEIAADLVVSGLDPRLTFTKLVEAKDLPSDLTEGVRRYKFRGSSGKVNLALAGLPNFTCLPGNGPHLRGAISISPSVEYLERAYDDAKYGEFSQHPYMDVVIPSMIDPGMAPPGKHVMSIFVQYAPYNLNGGWTVAKREAFGDAVVKTLACYAPNLESLILHRQVLTPDDIERITGLTEGNIFQGELALQQLFFLRPAPQWAKYRTPIEGYWQCGAGTHPGGGIMGASGRLAALQILKAGA; from the coding sequence GTGAGCGCGCCCCGTTACGACGCGATCATCGTAGGCGGCGGCCACAACGGACTCGTGACCGCGGCCTACCTAGCGCGGGCGGGTCGCAAGACGCTGGTGCTCGAGCGTCGGCCGATGGTCGGTGGTGCCGCCGTCACCGAAGAGATCTTTCCGGGCTTCAAGTTCTCGGTGTTCTCCTACGTTGTAAGTCTGCTGCGGCCCGAGATCATTCGCGATCTCGAGCTGCCGAAGCACGGGCTGCAAATCCTTCCGCTCGAGAGCACCATCACACCACTCGACAACGGCGACTACCTGGGCTCGTGGGCCGACCCCGACGAGACGCGTCGCGAGCTGTGCCGCCATTCGCCGCGCGACGCCGACACGGCGGTGGTGTTCGGGCGTCTCATGCATCACATGGCGATGGCGGTGAAGCCGATCCTCGCCATGGTGCCGCCCAATCCCACCTCGATGTCGCCCGGGGACCTCGCGGGATTGCTCAAGCTCGGCGGACACTTTCGCTCGCTCGGCGCTGAACGCTTCCATGCGCTCCACAAGCTCATGACCATGAGCAGCGCCGACTACCTCGACGAGTGGTACGAGTTCGATGCACTGAAGGCGACCAAGTCGGCGAGCGGCATCATCGGCACGTTCTTAGGCCCGCGCTCACCCGGCTCCGCCTACGTGCTGCTTCACCACTACATGGGCGAGCTCGACGGCGCGTTTCGCGCGTGGGGATTTCAGAAGGGCGGAACCGGTGGCATCAGTGAGTCGATCGCGAGTTCCGCGCGTGCGGCGGGGGCCGAGATCCGCACCGACGCGGCCGTCGACCGGGTGATCGTGCGTGGGGGACGCGCCACCGGCGTGGCGCTGGCGAATGGCGATGAGATCGCGGCAGACCTGGTGGTGTCGGGGCTCGATCCGCGGCTCACGTTCACCAAGCTGGTCGAGGCGAAGGACCTGCCGAGCGACCTGACCGAGGGCGTGCGCCGCTACAAGTTCCGCGGCTCGTCGGGCAAGGTGAACCTGGCACTCGCGGGGCTACCGAACTTCACGTGCCTGCCGGGCAACGGCCCGCACCTGCGCGGCGCAATCTCGATCAGCCCGAGCGTCGAATACCTGGAGCGCGCCTACGACGACGCCAAGTACGGCGAGTTCTCGCAACACCCGTACATGGACGTGGTGATCCCATCGATGATCGATCCCGGCATGGCGCCCCCCGGCAAGCACGTGATGAGCATCTTCGTGCAGTACGCGCCCTACAACCTGAATGGCGGCTGGACGGTGGCGAAGCGCGAAGCGTTCGGCGACGCGGTGGTGAAGACGCTGGCGTGCTACGCACCGAACCTCGAGTCGCTGATCCTTCATCGTCAGGTGCTGACGCCCGACGACATCGAGCGCATCACAGGGCTCACCGAGGGCAATATCTTCCAGGGTGAACTGGCGCTTCAGCAGTTGTTCTTTCTGCGCCCCGCTCCGCAGTGGGCCAAGTACCGCACTCCGATCGAGGGCTACTGGCAGTGCGGTGCCGGCACCCACCCGGGCGGCGGCATCATGGGCGCATCGGGCCGGCTCGCGGCTCTTCAGATCCTGAAGGCGGGGGCATGA
- a CDS encoding NAD(P)/FAD-dependent oxidoreductase produces MSQPGYDAIVIGAGANGLVAAARLGLAGRRVLLLERTDSAGGQGAVTEFAPGFHAAPLGLDAGWLPPSIALSLNLDGLEPATGDAPLSVAIAPGAFLTLASDVRTAADAIRVHSIADAAKWPAFAARLRSLTEFLEALYVMDAPDVDARSLGELLPLLGLGQKFRALGKTDMIELLRTLPMSVWELLDDWFETTALKAAVATGGIQDYQQGPRSGGTGFVLLHHLVGASAGTMRGRPAWRGGPGAFTDAAERAARRAGVTIRTAAEVARIQVRDDAVVGVVLASGEEIAARAVLSTAEARRTMLDWVDPVWLDPEFMRDVQNIRFRGCTAIVLYALDALPAFKGLGAEASLGGMVSLTTSLVALEKAADAAKYGEVSERPHVEFSVPSVRWPNLAPGGKHVLVARVQYAPYRLKGGAKWDAARLDALANTTTAAIEAIAPGFGSRIVSRVAWSPADLEQRFGLTEGAPHQGELGLDQILFMRPVAGWGRHATPIAGLTLGGCGSHPGPGVLGGAGWLAAGRVLKAGRR; encoded by the coding sequence ATGAGCCAGCCCGGCTACGACGCGATCGTGATCGGCGCGGGCGCCAATGGCCTCGTGGCCGCGGCACGCCTCGGGCTCGCGGGCCGTCGCGTGCTGTTGCTCGAGCGCACCGACTCGGCGGGCGGGCAGGGAGCGGTCACCGAGTTCGCGCCGGGATTTCACGCGGCACCACTCGGGCTCGATGCCGGCTGGTTGCCGCCGTCGATCGCGCTGTCTCTCAACCTCGATGGGCTCGAACCGGCGACCGGCGATGCCCCGCTTTCGGTGGCGATTGCGCCGGGTGCCTTTCTCACGCTCGCGAGCGACGTGCGCACGGCGGCCGACGCGATCCGCGTGCACTCGATCGCGGACGCTGCGAAGTGGCCGGCATTTGCCGCACGGCTTCGGAGCCTCACGGAGTTTCTCGAGGCGCTCTACGTGATGGACGCTCCCGACGTGGATGCGCGCTCGCTCGGTGAGCTGCTGCCGCTGCTCGGGCTCGGCCAGAAATTCCGGGCACTCGGCAAGACCGACATGATCGAGCTGCTGCGCACGCTGCCGATGTCAGTCTGGGAATTGCTTGACGATTGGTTCGAGACCACGGCGCTCAAGGCCGCGGTCGCGACCGGCGGCATTCAGGACTACCAGCAGGGGCCCCGTTCGGGCGGCACGGGCTTCGTGCTGCTGCATCACCTCGTGGGTGCCAGTGCCGGCACGATGCGCGGTCGTCCCGCATGGCGCGGTGGCCCCGGCGCCTTCACCGATGCCGCCGAGCGCGCGGCCCGGCGCGCGGGTGTCACTATTCGCACCGCTGCAGAGGTCGCGCGGATCCAAGTGCGCGACGACGCGGTGGTGGGCGTCGTGCTCGCGAGTGGCGAGGAGATCGCCGCGCGCGCCGTGCTTTCGACCGCGGAGGCCCGGCGCACGATGCTCGACTGGGTCGATCCCGTGTGGCTGGACCCCGAGTTCATGCGCGACGTGCAGAACATCCGCTTTCGCGGCTGCACGGCGATCGTCCTCTACGCGCTCGACGCGCTGCCGGCATTCAAGGGGCTCGGCGCCGAAGCGTCGCTCGGCGGCATGGTGTCGCTCACAACGTCGCTGGTGGCACTCGAGAAGGCGGCGGACGCTGCCAAGTACGGCGAAGTGTCCGAGAGGCCGCATGTCGAGTTCTCGGTGCCGAGCGTGCGCTGGCCGAACCTCGCGCCCGGCGGCAAACATGTGCTGGTCGCGCGGGTTCAGTACGCGCCCTATCGCCTGAAGGGCGGAGCAAAGTGGGATGCGGCGCGGCTCGACGCGCTCGCGAACACCACCACCGCGGCGATCGAAGCCATCGCGCCCGGATTCGGTTCGCGTATCGTGAGCCGGGTGGCGTGGTCGCCGGCCGATCTCGAACAGCGCTTCGGGCTCACGGAGGGTGCCCCGCATCAGGGCGAACTCGGACTCGATCAGATTCTCTTCATGCGGCCCGTCGCGGGCTGGGGGCGGCACGCCACGCCGATCGCCGGACTCACGCTGGGCGGATGTGGATCGCATCCGGGGCCTGGCGTGCTGGGCGGTGCGGGCTGGTTGGCGGCGGGACGTGTGCTCAAGGCCGGACGCAGATAG
- a CDS encoding TonB-dependent receptor: MKRSDVPFGGCRRIVWVAAASLLSLVPALASAAVLRGRVLDARTREPLVAARITLQGALLGAFTDDQGRFVVADVPPGPYNVQAQQLGYRRQIIYEIVVTPARPTELEFMLEEEVVSTDSVSVTASPFARRAASPVSLRTIGAAEIARFPGGGRDLSKTLQSTPGVASTPNFRNDLIIRGGAPNENRFYLDGVEVPNINHFATQGSSGGPVGMIDVNFIREVDVYTSAFPASRGNALSAVMDFRMRDGNAERRVTTATVGASDLGVTLDGPLGKNTTYILSARRSYLQFLFEALGLPFLPTYNDAQFKLRTKLGDRDEIALLGLGAIDRFTLNREANDTEFKRYLLDNLPVTPQWNYTVGGVWRHLSPLGVTTTVLSRNQLDNNASKYQGNDDTDPAKLLLDYDSRESETKLRVERSERRGAYRLEYGAGLEAAEYTTRTFQKTPTQSGIIVVNYDSKLTLAKGTVFAQVSRMLAGERLTLSLGTRLDGSDYSSRTMRLGQQWSPRFAASYALSPRWRLNFSLGRYLQLPAYTVLGFRDSTGVLANRARGATYIRADHLVGGIELATATNSRITAEGFLKRYEDYPFLLRDQISLANLGADFGVIGNAPSAPTSRGRAYGLELMAQQRLYRGYYFLLAYTLVRSEFATRDGSYQPSAWDNRHLVSLTGGKQFTRGYELGLRWRYLGGAPYTPDDVELSSRQSVWDATGRGVPDYDLLNSRRNGPLHQLDVRFDKTWFRTGSSINLYIDIQNVYAFQPRLAPILLVDRDANGNPVPDPGILGSYLTHTTREDTGALLPTIGVTFEF; this comes from the coding sequence GTGAAGCGCTCTGACGTGCCGTTCGGAGGTTGCCGCCGAATCGTGTGGGTCGCCGCTGCGTCGCTCTTGAGCCTGGTCCCGGCACTGGCCTCCGCTGCCGTCCTCCGCGGTCGAGTGCTCGATGCGCGCACGCGCGAGCCGCTGGTCGCGGCCCGCATCACGCTCCAGGGAGCGCTGCTTGGCGCGTTCACGGACGACCAGGGACGCTTCGTCGTTGCCGACGTGCCGCCCGGGCCGTACAACGTTCAAGCGCAGCAGCTGGGCTACCGGCGCCAGATCATCTACGAGATTGTCGTCACTCCGGCGCGGCCCACGGAGCTCGAATTCATGTTGGAAGAAGAGGTCGTGTCCACCGATTCGGTGTCGGTCACGGCGTCGCCGTTTGCGCGCCGCGCGGCGAGCCCGGTTTCGTTGCGCACCATCGGCGCGGCCGAGATCGCGCGCTTCCCAGGCGGGGGACGCGATCTATCGAAGACGCTCCAGAGCACTCCGGGTGTCGCATCGACCCCGAACTTTCGCAACGACCTCATCATCCGCGGCGGTGCGCCCAACGAAAACCGATTCTATCTCGATGGCGTCGAGGTCCCGAACATCAACCACTTTGCGACCCAGGGTTCGTCGGGTGGGCCGGTGGGGATGATCGATGTGAACTTCATTCGCGAGGTCGACGTCTACACGAGCGCATTCCCGGCCTCGCGCGGCAACGCACTCAGTGCGGTGATGGACTTCCGTATGCGGGATGGCAACGCCGAGCGGCGTGTGACCACGGCCACCGTCGGCGCTTCCGATCTCGGAGTCACGCTCGATGGCCCGCTCGGGAAGAACACCACGTACATCCTGTCGGCTCGGCGCTCGTACCTGCAGTTCCTGTTCGAAGCGCTCGGCCTGCCATTCCTGCCCACCTACAACGACGCGCAGTTCAAGCTGCGGACCAAGCTTGGCGACCGCGACGAGATTGCGCTGCTGGGCCTGGGCGCGATCGATCGGTTCACCCTCAACCGCGAGGCCAACGACACGGAGTTCAAGCGCTACTTGCTGGACAACCTGCCGGTGACGCCGCAGTGGAACTACACGGTCGGCGGCGTCTGGAGGCATCTCTCGCCGCTCGGTGTCACGACCACGGTGCTGTCTCGCAACCAACTCGACAACAATGCGAGCAAGTACCAGGGCAATGACGACACCGACCCCGCCAAGTTGCTGCTCGACTACGACTCGCGGGAGTCCGAGACCAAACTTCGCGTGGAGCGCAGCGAGCGGCGCGGCGCTTACCGTCTGGAATATGGCGCCGGGCTCGAGGCCGCCGAATACACGACCCGCACCTTCCAGAAGACGCCGACCCAGAGCGGCATCATCGTGGTGAACTACGACTCGAAGCTCACGCTCGCAAAGGGCACGGTGTTCGCCCAGGTGAGCCGCATGCTGGCGGGCGAACGCCTGACGCTCTCCCTGGGAACGCGGCTCGACGGATCGGACTACTCGTCACGCACGATGCGCCTTGGCCAGCAATGGTCACCGCGCTTCGCGGCATCTTACGCGCTATCGCCGCGTTGGCGTCTCAATTTCAGTCTGGGACGCTATCTGCAACTGCCCGCCTACACGGTGCTTGGGTTTCGTGACTCCACCGGAGTCCTCGCCAATCGCGCCCGCGGGGCGACCTACATTCGCGCGGACCATCTGGTCGGCGGTATCGAGCTGGCGACCGCGACGAATTCACGCATCACCGCCGAGGGCTTTCTCAAGCGCTACGAAGACTATCCGTTCCTGCTCCGCGACCAGATCAGCCTCGCGAACCTGGGCGCCGATTTCGGCGTCATCGGCAATGCGCCGTCCGCTCCGACCAGTCGCGGCCGCGCGTACGGGCTCGAGCTTATGGCCCAGCAGCGACTGTATCGCGGTTACTACTTCCTGCTCGCGTACACGCTGGTGCGCAGTGAGTTCGCGACTCGTGATGGTTCCTACCAGCCGAGCGCGTGGGACAACCGCCACCTGGTCTCACTCACGGGTGGCAAGCAATTCACGCGCGGCTATGAGTTGGGCCTACGCTGGCGGTATCTCGGCGGCGCTCCCTACACTCCGGATGATGTCGAACTGTCGTCGCGCCAGAGCGTGTGGGACGCGACCGGCCGCGGCGTACCCGACTACGACCTGTTGAACTCGCGGCGCAACGGCCCGCTGCATCAGCTCGACGTTCGATTCGACAAGACCTGGTTCCGCACGGGCTCGTCGATCAACCTCTACATCGACATCCAGAACGTCTATGCGTTTCAACCCCGGCTGGCGCCGATCCTACTGGTGGATCGCGACGCGAACGGGAATCCAGTGCCGGATCCCGGAATCCTCGGCTCCTATCTCACGCATACCACGCGAGAGGATACGGGGGCGCTGCTGCCCACGATCGGCGTGACGTTCGAGTTCTGA
- a CDS encoding class I SAM-dependent methyltransferase, translated as MGLELAERGVIPEWLIRRSIRRLCERHALQLAAGSDAEAEHALLAFRDEARRGPIAPVPELANDQHYEVPAEFFGEVLGTHRKYSACFWPPGVTDLAVAEAAALRITCERADLRDGMRILELGCGWGSLSLWMASAYPLARIVAISNSVSQRAHIVAQADRRGLKNLEVRTLDMNSFEAFGSFDRVVSVEMFEHMRNWEALLTRVEACLAEEGRVFLHVFCHRRSTYPYRTDGPENWLGRHFFTGGMMPSRDYLRHLEAPLEVEAEWTWNGEHYRRTADAWAANLDRRRDSILRILAKTYGSAEAERWFARWKIFFLACAEMFGLREGTEWMVGHYRLKRPGALQENPRGSIDAVLA; from the coding sequence CTGGGCCTCGAACTAGCAGAACGCGGCGTGATCCCCGAATGGCTCATTCGCCGATCGATCCGGCGGCTCTGCGAGCGCCACGCGTTGCAACTCGCGGCCGGTTCCGATGCGGAAGCCGAACATGCGCTGCTCGCGTTTCGTGACGAGGCGCGGCGGGGCCCGATCGCGCCGGTACCGGAGCTCGCGAACGACCAGCACTACGAAGTGCCAGCCGAGTTCTTTGGCGAGGTGCTAGGGACTCACCGTAAGTACAGCGCCTGCTTCTGGCCTCCGGGCGTGACCGACCTGGCCGTAGCGGAAGCCGCGGCGCTCCGAATCACGTGCGAGCGCGCGGACCTCCGCGACGGCATGCGTATCCTGGAACTCGGCTGCGGCTGGGGGTCGCTCTCCCTCTGGATGGCTTCCGCCTATCCGCTCGCCCGCATCGTGGCGATCTCCAACTCGGTCTCGCAGCGAGCACACATCGTCGCGCAGGCGGACCGCCGCGGGTTGAAGAATCTCGAGGTTCGCACGCTCGACATGAACTCCTTCGAGGCGTTCGGCTCGTTCGATCGCGTCGTGTCGGTGGAAATGTTCGAACACATGAGGAACTGGGAAGCGCTCCTCACGAGAGTCGAAGCGTGCCTTGCGGAGGAGGGCCGAGTGTTTCTCCATGTGTTCTGTCATCGACGATCGACTTATCCATATCGCACGGATGGCCCGGAAAACTGGCTCGGCCGACACTTCTTTACCGGCGGCATGATGCCGTCCCGGGACTACTTGCGGCACCTGGAGGCCCCTCTCGAGGTGGAGGCCGAGTGGACGTGGAACGGGGAACACTACCGCCGGACCGCGGACGCGTGGGCCGCGAATCTCGATCGCCGTCGCGATTCGATCCTTCGTATTCTCGCGAAGACCTACGGATCTGCGGAAGCCGAGCGCTGGTTCGCGCGCTGGAAGATCTTTTTCCTCGCATGTGCCGAGATGTTCGGGTTGCGAGAAGGAACGGAGTGGATGGTGGGGCATTATCGGCTGAAGCGACCGGGAGCGCTGCAGGAGAACCCGCGCGGTTCCATCGACGCGGTGCTGGCTTGA
- a CDS encoding aminomethyl transferase family protein — translation MLKTTPFHSRTAPLVRAQTWRRWAGYQMASAYDPHPDREYAAIRNSAALIDVSPLYKYVITGRDAARLLDRTITRDMTKLKPGQVYYTPWCDAAGKVVDDGTVSRLDEHTYRLTSADSSLRWLHLNAVGMSVNIEDVSERVAVVSMQGPSSRAILQTIAASDLAKLKYFRVVATAVRDLPVTISRTGYTGDLGYEIWAEAPRAEALWDALIEAGTPYGITPAGVWALDIARIEAGLIMMDVDYYSAHHALIEARKSSPYEINLGWAVSASKGPFNGRRALAAERAHGSSWNFVGLEVEWESFERLFAAHRLPPQLSNIAWRTSAPVYRDGEQIGYATSGCWSPLLKKSLALAHLEAPHFGVGTQVELEVTVEHHRERANATVCRLPFFDPERKKA, via the coding sequence ATGCTCAAGACCACGCCATTCCATTCACGCACGGCACCGCTCGTGCGCGCCCAGACGTGGCGCCGCTGGGCCGGCTATCAGATGGCCAGTGCTTACGATCCGCATCCGGATCGCGAGTACGCGGCGATCCGTAACTCGGCGGCCCTGATCGACGTTTCGCCGCTCTACAAGTACGTGATCACCGGGCGCGACGCCGCACGGCTGCTCGATCGCACGATCACGCGCGACATGACCAAGTTGAAGCCCGGTCAGGTCTACTACACACCCTGGTGCGACGCCGCCGGCAAGGTGGTCGATGACGGCACGGTGAGTCGCCTCGACGAGCACACCTACCGCCTGACGAGCGCCGACTCGTCGCTTCGCTGGCTGCACTTGAACGCGGTCGGGATGAGCGTGAACATCGAGGATGTTTCGGAGCGCGTGGCCGTGGTCTCGATGCAGGGGCCGTCGTCGCGCGCGATCCTTCAGACTATCGCGGCCTCCGACCTGGCCAAGCTCAAGTACTTCCGCGTGGTCGCGACCGCCGTGCGCGACCTTCCGGTCACGATCTCCCGCACCGGTTACACCGGCGACCTGGGCTACGAGATCTGGGCCGAAGCGCCGCGTGCCGAAGCGCTGTGGGACGCGCTCATCGAGGCGGGCACGCCCTATGGCATCACACCGGCGGGGGTGTGGGCGCTCGACATCGCGCGCATCGAGGCGGGCCTCATCATGATGGACGTCGACTACTACTCGGCGCATCACGCGCTCATCGAAGCGCGCAAGTCTTCGCCGTACGAGATCAACCTGGGCTGGGCGGTGAGCGCCAGCAAGGGGCCGTTCAACGGACGCCGAGCACTCGCCGCCGAGCGCGCGCATGGCTCGTCGTGGAACTTCGTCGGGCTCGAGGTCGAGTGGGAGTCGTTCGAGCGCCTGTTCGCTGCGCATCGCCTGCCGCCGCAGCTCTCGAACATCGCCTGGCGCACCAGCGCTCCGGTCTACCGCGACGGCGAGCAGATCGGCTACGCGACGAGCGGGTGCTGGTCGCCGCTGCTCAAGAAGTCGCTGGCGCTCGCGCATCTCGAGGCGCCGCACTTCGGAGTCGGCACGCAGGTCGAGCTGGAAGTGACGGTCGAACACCATCGCGAACGCGCGAACGCCACGGTGTGCAGGCTGCCGTTCTTCGATCCCGAGAGGAAGAAAGCGTGA
- a CDS encoding SDR family oxidoreductase, with the protein MVLLTGASGYVGGRLLLELEKRGERIRCLARRPELLAPRVGSSTEVVGGDVSDPSSLRSAMAGVHTAFYLVHAMDAHGDFARRDREAAACFGSAAREAAVRRIVYLGGLGRGADLSEHLASRQEVGRVLAESGVPIIELRASVIIGSGSLSFEMVRALVERLPVMVTPRWVSTRTQPIAVEDVIAYLVAALESAEAEAGVFEIGGADVVSYQEIMREYARQRGLRRWLIPVPVLTPRLSSRWLRLITPLHAAVGRALIDGVRNETVVADDRAVRTLDVRPIGFSEAIARALRNEDRAFAETRWCDAIGDRPSEATGRLGTRIVDSRSIEIPRSPEEAFAPIRRIGGRTGWYHGDALWRIRGTLDLLVGGPGLRRGRRDPDALRRGDALDFWRVEAFEPPHLLRLVAEMRLPGRAWLQFEVEPTATGARIRQTAIFDPRGLFGLLYWYALFPLHRVIFTGMLRAIAAAALRGPSSVKFPEPPVSNGARL; encoded by the coding sequence ATGGTGTTACTCACCGGTGCCTCCGGCTATGTCGGCGGGCGTCTCCTGCTCGAGCTGGAAAAGCGTGGCGAGAGGATCCGCTGCCTCGCGAGGCGTCCCGAGCTTCTCGCGCCGCGCGTCGGGAGCAGCACGGAGGTGGTCGGTGGCGACGTCTCGGATCCGAGCTCGCTCCGCTCCGCGATGGCGGGAGTACACACCGCGTTCTACCTGGTCCACGCCATGGACGCGCACGGGGACTTCGCGCGACGCGATCGAGAGGCCGCCGCGTGCTTCGGTTCTGCGGCGCGGGAGGCGGCTGTGCGTCGGATCGTCTACCTCGGAGGTCTTGGACGTGGAGCCGATCTCTCCGAGCACCTCGCCAGTCGGCAGGAGGTGGGGCGAGTGCTCGCGGAGTCGGGCGTCCCGATCATCGAGCTGAGAGCCTCGGTCATCATCGGATCCGGCAGTCTCTCGTTCGAGATGGTGCGCGCACTGGTTGAGCGCCTTCCCGTGATGGTCACGCCGCGCTGGGTGAGCACGCGAACTCAGCCGATCGCGGTTGAGGACGTGATCGCCTATCTGGTGGCCGCACTCGAATCCGCCGAGGCGGAGGCCGGTGTGTTCGAGATCGGCGGCGCCGATGTCGTCTCCTATCAGGAGATCATGCGCGAATACGCCCGCCAGCGAGGCCTTCGACGCTGGCTGATTCCAGTTCCCGTGCTGACACCACGGCTGTCGAGCCGATGGCTGCGGCTCATCACGCCACTTCACGCCGCAGTGGGCCGTGCCTTGATCGACGGCGTTCGCAACGAGACCGTGGTCGCGGATGACCGGGCGGTCCGGACGCTGGACGTGCGTCCGATCGGATTCTCCGAAGCGATTGCCCGGGCGCTGCGCAATGAGGATCGCGCGTTCGCCGAAACCCGCTGGTGCGACGCCATCGGCGATCGTCCCTCCGAGGCGACGGGTCGTCTCGGCACGCGGATCGTCGATTCGCGCTCGATCGAAATCCCGCGCTCCCCGGAAGAGGCATTCGCGCCGATTCGCCGGATCGGCGGTCGCACCGGCTGGTACCACGGAGACGCCTTGTGGAGAATCCGCGGAACCTTGGATCTCCTGGTAGGAGGGCCCGGACTGCGGCGTGGCCGGCGCGACCCCGATGCGCTGCGTCGCGGAGATGCGCTGGACTTCTGGCGTGTCGAGGCGTTCGAACCACCCCACCTGCTCCGGCTCGTCGCCGAGATGCGATTGCCGGGGCGGGCATGGCTCCAGTTCGAAGTCGAGCCGACCGCGACGGGTGCGCGCATCCGTCAGACCGCGATCTTCGATCCACGCGGCCTGTTCGGGCTCCTCTACTGGTATGCGCTCTTCCCGCTCCACCGGGTGATCTTCACCGGGATGCTGCGAGCCATTGCGGCGGCGGCGCTCCGCGGGCCGAGTTCCGTGAAGTTCCCGGAGCCTCCAGTCTCGAACGGAGCTCGTCTGTGA